Proteins encoded within one genomic window of Lampris incognitus isolate fLamInc1 chromosome 1, fLamInc1.hap2, whole genome shotgun sequence:
- the mid1ip1l gene encoding mid1-interacting protein 1-like has product MMQINCDSASNKHSLINVMHRFIAAANNMDETIMVPSLLRDMPLEERMSGKMETNNNEPQYPNKQRDMYEHYLLLKSIKNDMEWGLLKREMSSGASFLEMTVKQEEQKPVTGDLTPEENHDLENQFHYHLRGLFGVLSKLTVQADHLTNRYKREIGCGNFIR; this is encoded by the coding sequence ATGATGCAGATCAATTGCGACTCCGCCAGCAACAAGCACTCCCTCATCAATGTCATGCACCGCTTCATAGCAGCAGCAAACAACATGGACGAAACTATCATGGTGCCCAGCCTGTTGCGGGACATGCCGCTGGAGGAGCGGATGTCAGGTAAGATGGAGACCAACAACAACGAGCCGCAGTACCCCAACAAGCAGAGAGACATGTACGAGCACTACCTCCTTCTCAAGTCTATAAAGAACGACATGGAGTGGGGCCTGTTGAAGAGGGAGATGAGCAGCGGTGCCAGCTTCCTGGAAATGACCGTCAAACAGGAGGAGCAGAAGCCGGTGACTGGAGACCTTACTCCTGAGGAAAACCATGACCTAGAGAATCAGTTCCACTACCACCTCCGAGGGCTGTTTGGAGTCCTGTCAAAACTCACAGTTCAAGCTGACCACCTCACCAACCGCTACAAGAGGGAAATTGGCTGTGGAAACTTCATCAGATAG